A genomic segment from Halococcus salsus encodes:
- a CDS encoding DUF7563 family protein encodes MPKCQNCGAFITQQYVRVFAPNEMETVRVCPECPDMMREGGEVRPAKSQRR; translated from the coding sequence ATGCCGAAATGCCAGAATTGTGGCGCGTTCATCACCCAGCAGTACGTTCGCGTTTTCGCTCCGAACGAGATGGAGACGGTTCGGGTGTGTCCTGAGTGCCCGGACATGATGCGCGAGGGCGGCGAAGTTCGCCCGGCGAAATCCCAGCGCCGATAA
- a CDS encoding YqjF family protein, whose translation MSSKPLAEVALRNVLYCHWPIEREKLRPLVPNPLSIDTYDGMAWISVLVVNIAGARVRGVPYYPSLSSINLRTYVSADDEPGVYFIALEMDGQLSSWLARNGFGIPYYHADVDLGYQNGSHTVNSRRERRGETPARFAATYRPDHDVDDSYAETGSRTEFLIERTNYFFEAGQEFRRLAEVMGTSESTGPHSGSGTSMFAGAAIHEPWPLLPVEAEIESNTLFEAASVPEPCESPTFHYSPKQYMAAERLRELSLLNTENEKIK comes from the coding sequence ATGAGCAGTAAGCCACTCGCGGAGGTCGCTCTCCGGAACGTACTCTACTGTCATTGGCCGATTGAGCGCGAGAAACTTCGGCCGCTGGTTCCCAACCCCCTCTCGATCGACACCTACGATGGAATGGCGTGGATCAGTGTCCTTGTCGTGAACATCGCAGGCGCTCGGGTTCGGGGTGTTCCCTACTACCCGTCGCTGTCGTCGATCAATCTTCGGACCTACGTCTCGGCTGACGACGAGCCTGGTGTATATTTCATTGCTTTAGAGATGGACGGACAGCTATCGTCGTGGCTAGCCCGCAACGGTTTCGGGATTCCTTATTACCATGCCGATGTCGATCTCGGCTACCAGAATGGTTCTCACACAGTGAACAGCCGCCGAGAGCGCCGAGGCGAAACACCGGCGCGCTTCGCGGCTACCTATCGCCCGGATCACGATGTCGACGACAGTTACGCTGAAACCGGGAGTCGAACGGAGTTTCTGATCGAGCGCACCAACTACTTCTTCGAAGCTGGTCAGGAGTTTCGCAGGCTCGCCGAGGTCATGGGAACCAGTGAGAGTACGGGGCCGCACTCTGGGTCGGGAACATCGATGTTCGCGGGAGCGGCCATACACGAACCGTGGCCGCTACTGCCAGTCGAGGCCGAAATCGAGAGTAATACACTGTTCGAGGCCGCCAGCGTACCCGAACCCTGCGAATCGCCGACGTTTCACTACTCACCAAAACAGTACATGGCGGCCGAGCGCCTGCGAGAGCTCTCGCTGCTGAACACGGAAAACGAGAAAATCAAATAA
- a CDS encoding PadR family transcriptional regulator, which translates to MDDLTGFQRDILYVTAGLNDDSEPPHGLAIQNELEQSYSGEINHGRLDPNLNTLADMGLLEKGEIDDRTNSYAPTQRGHREIEARREWEQQYVPFE; encoded by the coding sequence ATGGACGATCTCACGGGATTCCAGCGGGACATTCTGTATGTCACAGCTGGTCTAAACGATGATTCGGAGCCCCCGCACGGACTTGCGATCCAGAATGAACTAGAGCAGAGTTACAGCGGAGAAATCAATCACGGACGGCTCGATCCCAACTTGAACACGCTTGCCGATATGGGGCTTCTAGAAAAGGGTGAGATTGACGATCGAACGAATTCCTACGCCCCTACTCAGCGAGGCCATCGGGAGATTGAGGCCCGTCGTGAGTGGGAACAGCAGTATGTTCCGTTTGAGTAG
- a CDS encoding Cdc6/Cdc18 family protein, which translates to MFYGTSGNDGGTSGTSGNSGVGLEPLPTEPPETVVEAFMGSLMNNTANQWSSNMPSAFDDLSESAIFARRDALADDYIPTDIVGRDEKKDEYINALLPVYKGENPDNIFLYGQNGVGKTAVTHWVLNQLEMSENLQTDFKAIHVNCEGVNTSYQLAIELANRLITKPENYLPSTGHPESKVYSVLFENLDEIGGTALVVLDEIDHVANIDTFLYKITRAGSYDDLTETKVGLIGISTDTALGENLSSDVRSSLRERVIEFPPYDGKQLEKVLSQRVETAFYDDVVTGGAISYAAALGSKNSGDARMVLDLIRIAGDYARERGDDHVTEEMVEEAMTEYETQRSMSVLADLPENIKTVVYALAVLEEHDSEEVTSSLLYERYKDFTQIIGQNAVSERRARDYYGRLDELNIINSYVMHDSSGGQYKTHSLNYPTEEVLPALTDTLDAVGIHESIEHIVED; encoded by the coding sequence GTGTTCTACGGAACCTCCGGAAACGATGGGGGTACCTCCGGAACCTCCGGAAACAGTGGTGTGGGGTTAGAGCCCTTGCCTACGGAACCTCCGGAAACGGTGGTCGAAGCTTTTATGGGTTCGCTAATGAATAACACTGCCAATCAGTGGAGTTCAAATATGCCATCCGCATTTGACGACCTCTCAGAAAGCGCGATTTTCGCGCGTCGAGATGCCCTTGCTGACGATTATATACCGACAGATATCGTCGGACGGGATGAGAAGAAGGATGAATACATTAACGCTCTACTGCCAGTCTACAAAGGCGAAAATCCCGACAACATATTTCTCTATGGTCAAAATGGAGTTGGCAAGACGGCCGTCACTCACTGGGTGCTCAACCAACTGGAGATGTCCGAAAACCTCCAGACGGACTTCAAAGCAATCCACGTGAATTGCGAGGGGGTCAACACCTCCTACCAGTTGGCTATCGAACTCGCGAACAGACTTATCACGAAGCCGGAAAACTACCTTCCGTCGACTGGTCACCCGGAAAGCAAGGTGTATTCAGTGCTTTTCGAGAACCTCGATGAGATCGGCGGAACCGCTCTCGTCGTACTTGACGAAATAGACCACGTTGCGAATATCGATACCTTCCTCTATAAGATTACACGGGCTGGAAGCTACGATGACCTCACGGAGACGAAGGTGGGGCTTATTGGAATCAGTACAGACACTGCCCTTGGTGAGAACTTATCCTCGGACGTTCGTTCCTCACTCCGAGAGCGTGTGATCGAATTCCCTCCGTACGATGGAAAGCAACTCGAGAAAGTGCTCAGCCAGCGGGTAGAGACTGCTTTCTATGATGACGTCGTCACTGGTGGAGCTATCTCGTATGCTGCAGCATTAGGATCAAAGAATAGCGGTGATGCTCGAATGGTCCTCGACCTCATTCGGATCGCTGGTGACTATGCGAGGGAACGGGGTGACGACCACGTTACTGAAGAAATGGTAGAGGAAGCGATGACAGAGTACGAGACACAGCGATCGATGTCGGTGCTAGCTGACCTTCCTGAAAACATCAAGACTGTCGTCTACGCGCTTGCGGTCTTGGAAGAACACGATTCAGAGGAGGTGACGTCATCGTTGCTCTATGAACGATACAAGGATTTCACGCAGATCATTGGTCAGAACGCTGTTTCAGAACGCCGTGCCAGAGACTACTATGGACGATTAGATGAACTCAACATCATCAATTCATACGTGATGCACGATTCATCTGGCGGGCAGTACAAGACCCACTCGCTCAATTACCCCACTGAAGAAGTTCTGCCAGCTCTTACCGATACTCTTGATGCAGTAGGGATTCACGAGAGTATCGAGCATATCGTCGAAGACTGA